TGTCAGGCATCACCCGCTCTAATCTTTTGTACTATGACGCGATAGGCATTCTTAAACCCGCCTATCGTGCTGGGAACAACTACAGGCTCTACAGCTCCAGACAACTCGAGCTGATCAACGCGATACTCTCGCTCCGAAGCATGGGACTGTCGCTGGACGCCGTTAGGGAACACATTCCGAACCGTACGCCGGAAAACACTCTTGATCTTTTTGAGACACAGATAAAAGCCTTGTCTGCAAAAATCGACGATCTCCTTCAGTTAAGAGAGTCTATAGAAAAACGCGCTGAAACCATCCGCCTTCACAAAGACATAAAAGCTCCGCTTTTTACTATCGAGGTCCGCAGCACCGAGACGATTTTTATCGGACGGCTGTGCGCCTCTGCTCCAAATCTGGACGTCGCCTATTTCCATTCTTTTTTGAAGCAATGCAGGGAGGTGGGCATAAGCCATGCGACTCAGATTGGGCAGATCGTGTTTATGGAGTCGGCGCTGGCCGGCAGCTGGGATGCTGCCGGCTGCATGTACGCGAAAACCAACAAAGGCTCGGACAATATCGAAGAAGGTATGTTCGCCGTATTATTTGAGCTTAGTCAGGACTATTTTGACGACAATCACGCGTACTACGAGAAGTTTATGCGGCATGTAAGCAAAAATAGTCTGGAACTTCGAGGTAATATCTATATTGAGTACCCGCTCGACGAAATGTCAGAGAACGACCCAAAAAAGCATTTAGTGAAAATTTTCTCTCCCGTCCGTCAGAGATAAGCGATTTTTCCGCTTGAGTATAAAGCTGCCTTACGCTTTATCGTATCCGTTGCGGCAGTATGGATTGCGGACTTGGACGTTAAGGGAGCAGAGTATAATGGATTCGAATGATGGGCGGAACAACGCAAGAAGAAAGAAACATTCCTATCTTAGAGCGGTAGCAGCGCTCCTGTTATTTGGATGTGCAACTCTTCTGTTTCATTTTTTTCACGCCGCAAAAGCGCCGGACAAAGAAACTTCGATCCCCGAAGCGGAACTTCCCCCGACTGTCGTAATCAGGACAGTGAGCATGGACTATATCTGCAGTGAACAGCGCTACGTGGGCAGGGTTGAAGCAGTACAGACAGTGGACGTCAGGCCTCGGCTGTCAGGAGAGATAACCGGAGTGCATTTTGCAGAGGGCTCAACAGTCAGGGAGGGAGACCTGCTTTTCACGCTGGACCCGATACAGTATGAGGCGGCGGTTCAGCTAAGGAGGGGCGAACTCGCAAAGGCAGAGGCCAACTGCCGTCAGGCGGCCAGATATTACGCGCGTATAAAAGGAGCGGACTCCCGGGGCGTCTCCCAGGCGGAGCGGGACCAGGCTGAAGGTGCGGCGCTCCAGAGCAGCGCGGACGTAGAGAGCGCAAGAGCTTCCTTGCGCATTGCTCAAATCGATTTACGGCATACAAAAATTACTGCTCCAATAACAGGGAAAATCGGGGAGGTCAGGTTCACAAAGGGCAACTATATTACTCCGCAGGATGCCGTTCTCGCAAACATCACGCAGACAGACCCGGTTCGCATCTCTTTTACTCTGCCGGACCAGGAATATATTAAACGGCAGAAGAGCATAGGCGCTAAAAATCAGACGTATACTGCCGCGATACTGCTTGCAGACGGGAGCCGCTATCCTTATCCGGCTAAATGGGACTTTGAGAGCAACAGGATGGATCCAAGGACTGGGACGATACTCACGCATCTGAAGGTTAAAAATACCGACTCGCTCCTTGTTCCCGGAGGCATGGTGAGTGTCGTGCTCAAGCCGCTTGCCGCAGAAAAAACGGTAATAGTGCCGAACACAGCCGTAATTACTGATGAAAAGGGCGATTTTGTCTACGTAATCAGCGATGACAATATTGCAAAACAGCGTTACGTCAGGCTTGGCGAGCATACCGATACCTCCGTTGCGGTCATTGCCGGGTTGAAGAAGGGCGAGATGGTTATAGTGGAGGGGACTCAGTCCGTGTATCCTGGCGGGAAGATCGAGCCTCTTCCGGCTGACAACGGCGACGAAGGAAAGAATTAGGCTATGCTGTCTAAATTCTTAATCGAGCATCCGAGGCTTGCCACAGTCATATCTGTCATTATGATGATCGCAGGCGTCATTTCCGCAAAAAACCTCGCAGTTGCACAATATCCGAACATCGCCCCTCCTGAGATATACGTCATGGCCACGTACCCTGGTGCGGATGCCGAGACGATCGCAGCAACGGTCGGCGTTCCACTGGAGAAGGCGATAAACGGCGTCGACGGTATGACAAACATGACCTCTTCTTCAAACAACACAGGCTCTTATTCCCTTACCATCTCCTTCGAAACAGGCGCGAATCCCGATATGGCCCTCATCAAGGTGCAGAATCGAGTACAGCAGGCCGCCTCGCAGCTTCCGCAGGAAGTCTCAGCAAATGGCATAACTTCCGAAATCAGTTTTTCCGGTTCACTTGGTTACTTTGCACTAATATCCCCAAAAAGGACGAGGGATGAGTTGTTTTTGAACGAATATGCCATAAGCGACGTAGCCAACAGGTTGAAACGCGTACCTGGAATCGGAAAGATAGAAGTATACGGCTCTACATACAGTGTCCGTGTCTGGCTGAACCCCGAGCGTCTTGCTTCTATGGGGCTCAGCGCCTCTGACGTGGCTAACGCCATCTCCAGCCAGAACAAACAGGCTTCCGTAGGGGCGATTGGCGGCGCACCAAGTGCGAAAAACAGTTCTCTGGTATATTCGCTTGCGGCCAAGGGCCGTCTGCGCAGCGTAAAGGAATTTGAGGATGTCATTGTAAGAACCACGCAGGACGGCGGGCGAGTTAAGCTCAGGGACGTCGCGAGGGTCGAGCTCGGTTCTGAAGCCTACAACAACATCAGCACTGTTGGCAGCGCTCCGGCTGCAATAATCTCCTTATCTCAGGCAGCCGGCTCAAACGCGCTGGACGTCATGCGCGAGGCAAAAAAGGCCATAAAGGAGATGGAACCGTCCCTTCCGGAAGACACAGCGTTTGTAACGGTGTACGACTCGACCGAAATGGTTGTGGAGACGATCCGTGAAATAATGATGACCCTGATTCTGACCTTCGTGCTCGTGGCCTCTGTCTGTTATATTTTCCTGCAAAACTGGAAGGTCACCCTGATTCCAGTCGTTGCTATTCCGGTCTCGATTCTTGCGACCTTTACTGGGCTTCTGGCGTTTGGATACAGCATCAACACGCTCACGCTTTTCGCGCTCATTCTTGTTATAGGAACAGTTGTGGACGACGCTATCATCGTGGTGGAAAGAGTCATGTTCATCATGGAACGGGACGGCAAAAACTCTTTCGCTGCCACGTATCAGGCCATGAAGGACGTAACAGGCCCCATGACCGCGACCACGCTGGTCTTTCTTGCTATGTTCGCGCCGGTCATGTTTATGAAAGGAATGACCGGAGAGATATATCGCCAGTTCGCGCTCACTATCTCCTTTGCCGTGGTGTTTTCTCTCGCCGTCGCATTGACGTTGAGCCCCGTAATGTGCGCCTACATCCTGAGCAAAGAACAGCCTGAGCCCGGAGAACTGTTGAAACGTTTTTCAAAGCTACTCGACTCGTCCAGGGAGATATATGTCAAAGTTTCAGCGGCTATCGCTGGCAGGACTTCAGCTACGCTTTTTCTGCTCGCCGCAGTTGCCGCAGCGTGTTGCGTGATCGCGTCGGTCATCCCCTCGTCCTTTATCCCGGACGAGGATCAGGGAATGATAGAGGTCTCTGTAAAGCTGCCTGAAAACACGGCGATAAACCGGACTAAAACCGTAGTGTGCAAACTGGCGGACATGGTCAGAACGATTCCAGGCGTTAGAGAGACCATGAACATAGCCGGATTTGACACAATGGAAGGCGATGGAGAGAATCTTGCATCGCTCAGCGTCATACTTGACCACTGGTCAAAGAGGAAGGGCAGGGACAGAAGCGTCGATGCCGTAGCAGAAAGGATAAACGAGTTGGCGTCGAAGGTTCCATGGGCTCAGGTGAACACTTTTGTCTCTTCTGCCGTTTCCGGCGTTGGCAAGGCCGGCGGAATCAGCTTTTATCTGCAGGCGGCAGACGATACAGACATGAAGAAATTAACGCCGGTTGTCAGCGAGTTTATAAAAAAGCTGAACGCCTCGCCTGAGATCGACTCCGCGTTCACCACCTACAGTGCAAATACGCCCCACCTGTTTCTCGACATCGACAGAGAAAAAGCGGAAATGCTTGGTGTGCCTGTGGGGAACGTGTTCAACACGCTTCAGTCTTACTTTGGCGGATCATACGTCAACGACGTGAACATAGGCGCCCAGTCAAGCAAGGTTATTTTGCAGTCGGAATGGAGATTTCGCAGCAAAATGGATGATGTAGGGCAGGTCAACGTCGCAGCCGGAGACACAGAGGTCCCTCTAAAGAGCTTTACAACGCTGAAAAAAGTGCTCATGCCCAGAGTCGTTGATCGATACAATCTTTACCCAGGCGCCTATATCAACGCTTCAGTTGTACACGGGTATTCTACGGGGCAGGCCATGGAGAGGGCGATGAAAACGGTGAAGGAACTTCCTCCCGGCTACAAGCTCGAATGGTCGGGCATGACATATCAGGAGCAAAAGGCCGGCGGGCAGATAGCCAGAGTCTTCTGCATCGCTCTCTTGTTCGGATATCTGTTCCTCGTTGCACAGTACGAAAGCTGGGCCGTACCGCTCGCGGTGATGCTCTCGCTCCCCGTCGCTTTTTTGG
Above is a genomic segment from Synergistes jonesii containing:
- a CDS encoding MerR family transcriptional regulator, whose protein sequence is MAQDGMFTISEFAELSGITRSNLLYYDAIGILKPAYRAGNNYRLYSSRQLELINAILSLRSMGLSLDAVREHIPNRTPENTLDLFETQIKALSAKIDDLLQLRESIEKRAETIRLHKDIKAPLFTIEVRSTETIFIGRLCASAPNLDVAYFHSFLKQCREVGISHATQIGQIVFMESALAGSWDAAGCMYAKTNKGSDNIEEGMFAVLFELSQDYFDDNHAYYEKFMRHVSKNSLELRGNIYIEYPLDEMSENDPKKHLVKIFSPVRQR
- a CDS encoding efflux RND transporter periplasmic adaptor subunit, with product MDSNDGRNNARRKKHSYLRAVAALLLFGCATLLFHFFHAAKAPDKETSIPEAELPPTVVIRTVSMDYICSEQRYVGRVEAVQTVDVRPRLSGEITGVHFAEGSTVREGDLLFTLDPIQYEAAVQLRRGELAKAEANCRQAARYYARIKGADSRGVSQAERDQAEGAALQSSADVESARASLRIAQIDLRHTKITAPITGKIGEVRFTKGNYITPQDAVLANITQTDPVRISFTLPDQEYIKRQKSIGAKNQTYTAAILLADGSRYPYPAKWDFESNRMDPRTGTILTHLKVKNTDSLLVPGGMVSVVLKPLAAEKTVIVPNTAVITDEKGDFVYVISDDNIAKQRYVRLGEHTDTSVAVIAGLKKGEMVIVEGTQSVYPGGKIEPLPADNGDEGKN
- a CDS encoding efflux RND transporter permease subunit, whose protein sequence is MLSKFLIEHPRLATVISVIMMIAGVISAKNLAVAQYPNIAPPEIYVMATYPGADAETIAATVGVPLEKAINGVDGMTNMTSSSNNTGSYSLTISFETGANPDMALIKVQNRVQQAASQLPQEVSANGITSEISFSGSLGYFALISPKRTRDELFLNEYAISDVANRLKRVPGIGKIEVYGSTYSVRVWLNPERLASMGLSASDVANAISSQNKQASVGAIGGAPSAKNSSLVYSLAAKGRLRSVKEFEDVIVRTTQDGGRVKLRDVARVELGSEAYNNISTVGSAPAAIISLSQAAGSNALDVMREAKKAIKEMEPSLPEDTAFVTVYDSTEMVVETIREIMMTLILTFVLVASVCYIFLQNWKVTLIPVVAIPVSILATFTGLLAFGYSINTLTLFALILVIGTVVDDAIIVVERVMFIMERDGKNSFAATYQAMKDVTGPMTATTLVFLAMFAPVMFMKGMTGEIYRQFALTISFAVVFSLAVALTLSPVMCAYILSKEQPEPGELLKRFSKLLDSSREIYVKVSAAIAGRTSATLFLLAAVAAACCVIASVIPSSFIPDEDQGMIEVSVKLPENTAINRTKTVVCKLADMVRTIPGVRETMNIAGFDTMEGDGENLASLSVILDHWSKRKGRDRSVDAVAERINELASKVPWAQVNTFVSSAVSGVGKAGGISFYLQAADDTDMKKLTPVVSEFIKKLNASPEIDSAFTTYSANTPHLFLDIDREKAEMLGVPVGNVFNTLQSYFGGSYVNDVNIGAQSSKVILQSEWRFRSKMDDVGQVNVAAGDTEVPLKSFTTLKKVLMPRVVDRYNLYPGAYINASVVHGYSTGQAMERAMKTVKELPPGYKLEWSGMTYQEQKAGGQIARVFCIALLFGYLFLVAQYESWAVPLAVMLSLPVAFLGALSGIMLMHTSMSIYSQLGILVLAGLAAKNAILIIEFAQEQHEVHGVPILESAENAAHERYRAVLMTAFTCVFGVLPMLFASGAGAISRIHVGTTMCFGMAISTVFGIFIIPGLYVVLQGVREKIKNYTGLKFDNPDWQENHDKV